One region of Qipengyuania gaetbuli genomic DNA includes:
- a CDS encoding dienelactone hydrolase family protein, producing the protein MNRRTFGAGALATAAAACTSMDGAAESAADAPTLVESTVSFRTPDGVMDGFFVHPGEGSHPGVIFWPDVAGLRESKRQMARRLAGEGYAVLVINPYYRDVEGQQYADFASFAADNGFQKVRPWRQRLDSAAVGSDAKAAASWLFGQAAVDSSRGIGTEGYCMGGPFTVWSVAADQRIRAAASFHGGGLVRDADTSPHKMLRGDAHYLIAIAQDDDAEAPTHKDTLRMAMREAGATAKVDVYTGDHGWCVPDSPAYAPEAAERAYADKLALYRAAL; encoded by the coding sequence TTGAACCGCCGCACCTTCGGGGCAGGCGCCCTTGCTACCGCCGCAGCAGCCTGCACGTCGATGGATGGCGCCGCGGAAAGCGCCGCCGATGCTCCGACTCTGGTGGAAAGCACGGTCAGTTTCCGCACGCCCGACGGGGTGATGGACGGCTTCTTCGTCCATCCCGGCGAAGGCAGCCACCCCGGCGTGATCTTCTGGCCGGATGTCGCGGGGCTGAGGGAATCGAAGCGGCAGATGGCCCGCCGGCTCGCAGGCGAGGGTTATGCCGTGCTCGTCATCAATCCCTATTACCGCGATGTCGAAGGTCAGCAATATGCCGACTTCGCCAGCTTTGCCGCAGACAACGGCTTCCAGAAAGTGCGCCCGTGGCGCCAGCGGCTCGATTCGGCGGCGGTCGGGTCCGATGCAAAGGCGGCAGCCTCATGGCTCTTCGGGCAGGCTGCGGTCGACAGCAGCCGCGGCATCGGCACCGAAGGCTATTGCATGGGCGGCCCCTTCACCGTGTGGAGCGTTGCAGCCGACCAGCGCATCCGCGCAGCCGCCAGCTTCCACGGCGGCGGCCTTGTCCGCGATGCCGATACCAGCCCGCACAAGATGCTGCGCGGCGATGCGCATTACCTCATCGCGATCGCGCAGGACGACGATGCGGAGGCGCCCACGCATAAGGACACGTTGCGCATGGCGATGCGCGAGGCGGGTGCCACCGCCAAGGTCGACGTCTATACCGGGGACCACGGCTGGTGCGTGCCCGACAGCCCGGCCTATGCGCCCGAGGCCGCCGAACGCGCCTATGCCGACAAGCTCGCCCTCTACCGGGCGGCGCTCTGA
- a CDS encoding PQQ-dependent dehydrogenase, methanol/ethanol family: MLKHGIAALAALLLVGCNSGESEGGIDEMRLINAGDDSANWITHGRTYSEQRYSPLDAVNRDTVANLGLAWYADMDTARGQEATPLVMDGKLYVTTAWSKVFAFDAATGEPLWSYDPQVPGETGVKVCCDVVNRGLAAWGDKLFLGTLDGRLVALDRETGKVLWEKVTVDQSKAYSITGAPRVIDGKVLIGNGGAEFGVRGYIAAYDADDGSELWRFYTVPGDEGEDQPEYLQKAAETWTQGTGEIGGGGTVWDSMAYDPELDLLYFGVGNGSPWNRAYRSPGADGKGEGDNLYLSSIVAIRPDTGEYVWHYQTTPGETWDYTATQHIILADMNIDGKDRKVLMQAPKNGFFYVLDRETGEFISGKPYIPLNWATGIDANGRPIENPETRIDRTGKPALVMPGPLGGHNWHPMAYHPGENLVYIPAFEAAMLYAPEANWKPDMKRGFNVGFDIGAGDLPPDLGFRREVGSTIKGKLVAWDPVKQEPRWTVEHPGAWNGGLLATGGGLVFQGTQESTFNAYDAASGDKLWSFDAQTGVVAPPMTYMVGGEQYVAVLAGWGGALAITADGGIIAKDKPVRNVSRLLVFKLGGSAQLPAASEFAATPLDPPPSKASAAVIEEGRKSYARYCAVCHAPGAVGSTVLPDLRRSGALENAAVWLQIVHDGALKDNGMVSFRDSLTKEQMEAIRQYVIKRANEDKAMEAQVAKGRVARR; this comes from the coding sequence ATGCTGAAACACGGAATCGCGGCCCTGGCCGCGCTGCTGCTCGTCGGATGCAACTCGGGCGAGAGCGAGGGCGGCATCGATGAAATGCGCCTCATCAATGCGGGCGATGACAGCGCCAACTGGATTACCCACGGGCGCACCTATTCCGAACAGCGATACTCCCCGCTCGACGCGGTGAACCGCGACACGGTCGCGAACCTCGGCCTTGCCTGGTATGCCGACATGGACACCGCGCGCGGACAGGAAGCGACACCGCTGGTAATGGACGGCAAGCTTTACGTCACCACCGCCTGGAGCAAGGTCTTCGCCTTCGACGCCGCCACCGGCGAGCCGCTGTGGAGCTACGATCCGCAGGTGCCCGGCGAAACCGGCGTCAAGGTTTGCTGCGACGTGGTGAACCGCGGCCTTGCTGCCTGGGGCGACAAGTTGTTCCTCGGCACGCTCGACGGCAGGCTCGTGGCGCTCGACCGCGAAACCGGCAAGGTCCTGTGGGAGAAGGTCACGGTCGACCAGTCCAAGGCCTATTCGATCACCGGCGCGCCGCGCGTGATCGACGGCAAGGTCCTGATCGGCAATGGCGGCGCCGAATTCGGCGTGCGCGGCTACATCGCCGCCTATGATGCCGACGACGGGTCGGAGCTTTGGCGCTTCTACACCGTCCCGGGCGATGAAGGCGAAGACCAGCCCGAATATTTGCAGAAAGCTGCAGAAACCTGGACGCAGGGCACCGGCGAGATCGGCGGCGGCGGCACCGTGTGGGATTCCATGGCCTACGACCCCGAGCTCGACCTGCTCTATTTCGGCGTCGGCAACGGTAGCCCATGGAACCGCGCCTATCGCAGCCCCGGCGCAGACGGAAAAGGTGAAGGCGACAACCTCTACCTGTCCAGCATCGTCGCGATCCGTCCCGATACGGGCGAATATGTCTGGCATTACCAGACGACCCCGGGAGAAACCTGGGACTACACCGCCACGCAGCACATTATCCTCGCCGACATGAATATCGACGGGAAGGACCGCAAGGTCCTGATGCAGGCGCCCAAGAACGGTTTCTTCTACGTCCTCGACCGCGAAACCGGCGAGTTCATCAGCGGCAAGCCCTATATCCCGCTGAACTGGGCGACAGGCATCGATGCGAACGGCCGCCCGATCGAGAACCCGGAAACGCGCATCGACCGCACGGGCAAGCCGGCGCTGGTGATGCCCGGCCCGCTGGGCGGCCACAACTGGCACCCGATGGCCTATCACCCGGGCGAAAATCTCGTCTACATCCCCGCTTTCGAAGCCGCGATGCTCTACGCACCCGAAGCCAACTGGAAACCCGACATGAAACGCGGCTTCAACGTCGGCTTCGACATCGGCGCAGGTGACCTGCCGCCCGATCTCGGCTTCCGCCGCGAGGTGGGCAGCACGATCAAGGGCAAGCTTGTCGCCTGGGATCCGGTGAAGCAGGAACCGCGCTGGACCGTCGAACATCCCGGCGCGTGGAACGGCGGGCTGCTGGCAACCGGCGGCGGCCTCGTCTTCCAGGGCACGCAGGAAAGCACCTTCAACGCCTATGACGCGGCAAGCGGCGACAAGCTGTGGAGCTTCGATGCGCAGACCGGCGTCGTCGCCCCGCCGATGACCTACATGGTGGGCGGCGAGCAATATGTCGCCGTGCTGGCAGGCTGGGGCGGCGCGCTCGCCATTACCGCAGACGGCGGGATCATCGCCAAGGACAAGCCGGTGCGCAACGTCAGCCGCCTGCTGGTGTTCAAGCTGGGCGGCAGCGCGCAGCTTCCTGCTGCGAGCGAGTTCGCCGCGACCCCGCTCGACCCGCCGCCGAGCAAGGCGAGCGCTGCGGTCATCGAGGAAGGGCGCAAGTCCTACGCCCGTTACTGCGCGGTTTGCCATGCGCCGGGTGCGGTGGGCTCCACCGTCCTGCCCGACCTTCGCCGCTCGGGCGCGCTGGAGAATGCGGCTGTCTGGCTGCAGATCGTCCATGACGGTGCGCTCAAGGACAATGGCATGGTGAGCTTCAGGGACTCGCTGACGAAGGAGCAGATGGAAGCCATCCGCCAGTACGTCATCAAGCGAGCCAACGAAGACAAGGCGATGGAGGCGCAGGTAGCCAAGGGCCGCGTCGCGCGGCGCTGA
- a CDS encoding protein tyrosine phosphatase family protein, whose protein sequence is MTDPVDIRGWQRLSARISTSGRLGPDDPARLAALGVRHVINLALDDHPEALAGEAALMAAEGIAYTHIPIPFDRPEADHYEAFKQALAAAQGPVHVHCIMNWRVSAFFYLLHREQGMDEKEARALMARQWDPLASDEPRSRPWRELLSP, encoded by the coding sequence ATGACCGACCCGGTCGATATCCGTGGCTGGCAGCGATTGTCGGCGCGGATATCGACCTCGGGCAGGCTCGGGCCGGATGACCCCGCGCGCCTCGCCGCCCTCGGCGTGCGCCACGTCATCAACCTCGCGCTGGACGATCATCCCGAAGCTCTTGCCGGGGAAGCGGCGCTGATGGCGGCCGAGGGTATCGCGTATACGCACATACCGATACCGTTCGACCGTCCGGAGGCCGACCACTACGAGGCCTTCAAGCAGGCGCTCGCGGCGGCACAGGGGCCGGTCCACGTCCATTGCATCATGAACTGGCGCGTCTCGGCCTTCTTCTACCTGCTCCACCGCGAACAGGGCATGGATGAGAAAGAGGCTCGCGCGCTGATGGCACGGCAATGGGATCCGCTGGCCAGCGACGAGCCGCGGTCACGGCCCTGGCGGGAATTGCTCAGCCCCTGA
- the purU gene encoding formyltetrahydrofolate deformylase — MSQPLVLTLSCADRPGITARVASFLFERGGNILEAQQFNDRQSDAFFMRVEFDPGQTSRESIREDFTPLADELGMQWKLALRDRPRRVLIMVSKFDHCLADLLYRWRIGELPMDPVAIVSNHPREAIEHTHLGDIPFHHLPITRDTKAEQEAQVRAIAEQAGAELVVLARYMQILSDEQAAHFAGRCINIHHSFLPGFKGAKPYHQAYERGVKMIGASAHYVTADLDEGPIIHQAAETISHADSPDELVRKGREIESRVLAEAVRLHLEERVLLNGKRTVVFRG, encoded by the coding sequence ATGTCACAGCCCCTTGTCCTGACCCTGTCCTGCGCCGACCGTCCCGGCATCACCGCGCGCGTCGCCTCCTTCCTGTTCGAGCGGGGCGGCAACATCCTCGAAGCGCAGCAGTTCAACGACCGCCAGTCCGATGCCTTCTTCATGCGCGTGGAGTTCGATCCGGGACAAACCTCGCGGGAGAGCATCCGGGAAGACTTCACCCCGCTCGCCGACGAACTGGGCATGCAGTGGAAGCTCGCCCTGCGCGATCGACCGCGCCGCGTCCTCATCATGGTCAGCAAGTTCGACCACTGCCTTGCCGACCTGCTCTATCGCTGGCGCATCGGCGAACTGCCGATGGATCCGGTGGCGATCGTCTCGAACCATCCGCGCGAGGCGATCGAGCACACGCACCTCGGCGATATCCCGTTCCACCACTTGCCGATCACGCGCGACACCAAGGCCGAGCAAGAAGCGCAGGTGCGCGCGATTGCCGAACAGGCGGGTGCGGAACTGGTGGTGCTGGCGCGCTACATGCAAATCCTGTCTGACGAGCAGGCGGCGCATTTCGCAGGCCGCTGCATCAACATCCACCATTCCTTCCTGCCCGGCTTCAAGGGTGCCAAGCCCTATCACCAGGCCTACGAGCGCGGGGTGAAGATGATCGGGGCGAGCGCGCATTACGTGACCGCCGATCTCGACGAAGGGCCGATCATCCACCAGGCGGCCGAAACGATCAGCCATGCCGACAGCCCCGACGAACTGGTCCGCAAGGGCCGCGAGATAGAAAGCCGGGTACTGGCCGAAGCGGTACGCCTTCACCTCGAGGAGCGCGTGCTCCTCAACGGCAAGCGCACGGTGGTCTTCAGGGGCTGA
- a CDS encoding YadA-like family protein yields the protein MRTMNNAGRAICAGLMTSVAGGALIVAVPASAQSAETCTRFSDGTVVCTEPTGDVDYMFANPNYAGINDGAYDNLDSKIEQTAPSEAEVEAAQAELDAATETATTLTDAQAAVEASLTEENLEAFAAVDTAEADLAAAQDAQLAAGDSLTEAQLAFDAAADDLTDANQAITDAQVAVTDAQDAVNAAQAAYDADQTTANLAALNDALAARADAQLELAAAEDARAEALVAANAASADLTAAQTAFNDAVDATVAAADGLTDALADLDTSLASNDEFVDAITDAGYTADASGLTTLTGDAEAATVAATVEQQQFDALDNATNTYARAQEVLVAAAENENAAIAAASQALLGDPRADETNSEVEVIAALVDHEGRITANEATLVDHETRITANEATLVDHEGRITTNEANIASNTARITVAEATLVEHDARITTNATNIASNTARIVVAEATLVEHDERITANSAAIVAEAETRAAADAQLLERITAEENARIAADNAMMAQITDLGGRVGAIETRIDQLDDRISSSTATAIALGGMGFLPDTKFNLSVAGGFYEGANAIAANAGIRVSNNIAITAGIGGGLNKDGKVGGRVGVIFGW from the coding sequence ATGCGTACTATGAATAATGCAGGCCGCGCCATCTGCGCAGGCCTGATGACCAGCGTCGCAGGGGGCGCGCTGATCGTCGCAGTCCCGGCTTCGGCCCAGTCTGCTGAGACCTGCACGCGTTTCTCTGATGGCACGGTCGTCTGCACCGAGCCGACGGGTGATGTGGACTACATGTTTGCCAATCCGAATTACGCAGGCATCAACGATGGCGCATACGACAACCTCGACAGCAAGATCGAACAGACCGCTCCGAGCGAAGCCGAAGTCGAAGCTGCCCAGGCCGAACTCGACGCAGCAACCGAAACCGCCACGACGCTGACCGACGCACAGGCTGCCGTCGAAGCTTCGCTGACCGAAGAAAACCTCGAAGCTTTCGCCGCTGTCGACACCGCCGAAGCGGATCTCGCTGCTGCACAGGATGCCCAGCTTGCGGCAGGCGACAGCCTGACCGAGGCACAGCTCGCTTTCGACGCGGCTGCCGACGACCTGACCGATGCGAACCAGGCAATCACCGACGCGCAGGTTGCCGTCACGGATGCGCAGGACGCCGTCAATGCCGCACAGGCTGCCTATGACGCCGACCAGACTACTGCGAACCTTGCAGCCCTGAACGACGCCCTTGCCGCTCGTGCAGACGCACAGCTCGAACTCGCCGCTGCCGAAGACGCACGCGCCGAAGCCCTTGTTGCTGCGAACGCTGCCTCGGCCGACCTGACTGCCGCGCAGACCGCGTTCAACGATGCTGTCGACGCAACCGTCGCCGCAGCAGATGGCCTGACGGACGCCCTGGCCGATCTCGATACCTCGCTCGCTTCGAACGACGAATTCGTCGATGCGATCACCGACGCCGGCTACACGGCTGACGCTTCGGGCCTGACCACGCTGACCGGCGATGCCGAAGCAGCCACTGTTGCCGCAACGGTCGAACAGCAGCAGTTCGACGCTCTCGACAATGCGACCAACACTTACGCTCGCGCCCAGGAAGTGCTGGTTGCAGCTGCCGAAAACGAAAACGCTGCCATCGCAGCCGCTTCGCAGGCTCTCCTCGGCGACCCGCGCGCTGACGAAACCAATTCGGAAGTCGAAGTGATCGCAGCCCTCGTCGACCACGAAGGCCGTATCACCGCCAACGAAGCGACTCTCGTCGACCACGAGACCCGTATCACGGCGAACGAAGCGACCCTCGTCGACCACGAAGGCCGCATCACCACCAACGAAGCCAACATCGCCAGCAACACTGCGCGTATCACGGTGGCGGAAGCGACCCTCGTTGAGCATGATGCTCGCATCACGACCAACGCGACCAACATCGCCAGCAACACCGCTCGTATCGTGGTGGCAGAAGCTACCCTCGTCGAGCATGACGAGCGTATCACGGCCAACTCGGCTGCGATCGTCGCTGAAGCCGAAACCCGCGCCGCTGCCGACGCGCAGCTGCTCGAACGTATCACGGCAGAAGAAAACGCCCGCATCGCTGCAGACAATGCGATGATGGCACAGATCACCGACCTGGGTGGCCGCGTCGGCGCGATTGAAACCCGTATCGACCAGCTCGATGACCGCATTTCGAGCTCGACCGCTACGGCGATTGCCCTTGGTGGCATGGGCTTCCTGCCCGACACCAAGTTCAATCTCTCGGTGGCCGGCGGCTTCTATGAAGGCGCTAATGCCATCGCCGCCAACGCGGGTATCCGCGTCAGCAACAACATTGCCATCACTGCCGGTATCGGCGGTGGCCTGAACAAGGACGGCAAGGTTGGCGGCCGCGTCGGTGTGATCTTCGGCTGGTAA
- a CDS encoding MarR family winged helix-turn-helix transcriptional regulator produces MKKILSQFAAAFGQAGIQVFTVEGRIIIHLISNGESRIKELLLASGSSYRGFYLALERLKAKGIVTSELDPHDRRARRIKLTQHDATRKLDELA; encoded by the coding sequence GTGAAGAAGATTTTATCGCAATTCGCCGCCGCCTTCGGGCAGGCGGGCATACAGGTATTCACCGTGGAAGGGCGGATCATCATCCACCTTATTTCGAACGGTGAATCGAGGATTAAGGAATTACTTCTGGCGTCCGGCTCTTCCTACCGCGGGTTCTACCTCGCGTTGGAACGGCTGAAGGCCAAGGGTATCGTCACCTCAGAACTCGATCCGCATGACCGGCGCGCGCGCCGGATCAAGCTCACCCAGCACGACGCGACGCGCAAGCTGGACGAGCTCGCCTGA
- a CDS encoding NAD(P)H-dependent flavin oxidoreductase, translating into MTTYPKTARLMQRGAEFLGSETAILCGAMSWVSERNLVSAISNAGGFGVIACGAMTPELLETEIAETQKLTDKPFGVNLITMHPQLFELIDVCDRAGVSHVVLAGGIPPKGSVEAIKGGANPAKVICFAPTLALAKKLLRSGADALVIEGMEAGGHIGPVSTSVLAQEMLPELAEEHLIFVAGGIGRGQAIAGYLEMGAAGVQLGTRFAAAKESIAHENFKKAFFRASARDAVASVQVDPRLPVIPVRALKNKGTEEFTAKQIEVAGRLDREEVAMDEAQLQIEHYWAGALRRAVIDGDVENGSLMAGQSVGMLKEEEPVADIIAKLMAQSEEALSRR; encoded by the coding sequence ATGACGACCTATCCCAAGACAGCGCGCCTGATGCAGCGCGGCGCTGAATTCCTCGGCAGCGAAACTGCCATCCTGTGCGGTGCGATGAGCTGGGTATCCGAACGCAACCTCGTGTCGGCCATCTCCAATGCCGGCGGTTTCGGCGTGATCGCCTGCGGCGCGATGACGCCCGAACTGCTCGAGACCGAGATTGCCGAAACGCAGAAGCTGACCGACAAGCCTTTCGGCGTGAACCTCATCACCATGCACCCGCAGCTGTTCGAGCTGATCGACGTGTGCGACCGCGCGGGCGTCAGCCACGTGGTGCTGGCAGGCGGTATCCCGCCCAAGGGCAGCGTCGAGGCGATCAAGGGCGGGGCCAACCCAGCCAAGGTCATCTGCTTTGCGCCGACGCTGGCGCTGGCCAAGAAGCTGCTGCGTTCGGGCGCGGATGCGCTCGTCATCGAAGGGATGGAAGCGGGCGGCCACATCGGTCCGGTCTCGACCAGCGTGCTGGCGCAGGAAATGCTGCCCGAACTGGCCGAGGAACACCTCATCTTCGTCGCGGGCGGCATCGGCCGCGGCCAGGCGATTGCCGGCTACCTCGAGATGGGCGCAGCCGGCGTGCAGCTGGGCACGCGCTTTGCCGCGGCGAAGGAAAGCATCGCGCACGAGAACTTCAAGAAGGCCTTCTTCCGTGCCAGCGCCCGCGATGCCGTGGCCAGCGTCCAGGTCGATCCGCGCCTTCCGGTGATCCCGGTGCGCGCGCTGAAGAACAAGGGCACGGAGGAATTCACCGCCAAGCAGATCGAAGTCGCCGGACGGCTCGACCGCGAAGAGGTGGCGATGGACGAGGCACAGCTGCAGATCGAGCATTACTGGGCCGGCGCCCTGCGGCGCGCGGTCATCGATGGCGATGTGGAGAACGGCAGCTTGATGGCCGGTCAGTCGGTCGGCATGCTCAAGGAAGAAGAGCCGGTGGCGGACATCATCGCCAAGCTCATGGCGCAGAGCGAGGAAGCGCTCAGCCGCCGCTGA